A single region of the Microlunatus panaciterrae genome encodes:
- a CDS encoding DUF3040 domain-containing protein — MALSEEEQRLLAQMEAALAAEDPKLVNTLRGTGVRRVHRRRAALAGVAFFAGLALLIAGMSTYLFLSVLGFVLMVAAAVTAIYSWQHVTGGGSDHESTPDRLKTPHSGSDDSQGFMDKMEERWRRRRDESGF, encoded by the coding sequence ATGGCCCTCTCAGAGGAAGAGCAGCGGCTCCTCGCACAGATGGAAGCTGCTCTTGCTGCGGAAGATCCGAAGCTGGTCAATACGCTTCGGGGCACCGGGGTGCGCAGGGTGCACCGCCGACGTGCCGCACTGGCCGGTGTGGCGTTCTTCGCCGGGCTTGCGCTGCTGATCGCCGGGATGTCGACCTACCTGTTCCTCAGCGTGCTCGGGTTCGTCCTGATGGTCGCCGCAGCAGTCACCGCGATCTACTCCTGGCAACATGTCACCGGCGGCGGTTCCGACCATGAGTCGACCCCGGACCGTCTCAAGACACCGCATTCGGGCTCGGACGACTCCCAGGGCTTCATGGACAAGATGGAGGAGCGCTGGCGTCGCCGGCGCGACGAGTCCGGCTTCTGA
- a CDS encoding transglutaminaseTgpA domain-containing protein, whose protein sequence is MHATDRSGIAVAVSVMLATFALTPLTKDSSFLGVSWVVIIALGVVAVLMRRARLSAPAVLVAQLLLLGVVLVALSLTMPAPAAPWYEHFFGLYGAGAEHMRTQASPMDPDNGVKLIFVSAIGVIAVMTDLLVSGIRRPVWAIAPPATLFLVPAIGLGTDTGLISFGCLAVGYLGILVAEGLNSTARWTRGLSRDSAEGMGTAAPVVWRSAGYIAVPAVVLTVALGVIMPTLSLPGWGLGSGQGGSGPLELADPTLDLRRNLNQPTDRQVMSYTTDRPGGVYLRMASLPKFSDAGWQVATIRLDRGDQLPAVPGLRQEPAKRRTTTITVGDFRSEYLPLPYAPRRIQVAGQWGSDEQSLVVHSTRSGSGIRNLTYTVESVDIDPSGEDLAQASAGTPTDSALTSVVPNDLPDSLVKLTRQVTANAPTPALKAAAIQAYLRSARFTYSTEPQPGTGYQALENFLLKDRRGYCEQFAGSMAMMARVVGIPSRVAVGFLPGDRQGDTFKVSVRDMHAWPELYFSGFGWVRFEPTPAVASAPSWTVRGPSDAGEDPTSRPSSTSPTQRASAGPNPTVAPTQGPTTGDSTAGFPWRKTLTGSGIALLVLLILASPATIRIRRRSARMADGLMPDERVEAAWAEIKDTLVDLGGSWPEGSPRMIGTEVATRLHQDKSATLTQVATLVERARYSRSFDDPASVQNINQMTDEIRRGLAEPRSGWQRLWAFVAPRSLFRGLFRARD, encoded by the coding sequence ATGCACGCCACCGACCGATCCGGGATCGCCGTCGCCGTCTCGGTGATGCTGGCGACGTTCGCACTGACCCCGCTCACCAAGGACAGCTCGTTCCTCGGCGTCAGCTGGGTCGTCATCATCGCCCTCGGCGTGGTGGCCGTGCTGATGCGCCGGGCCCGGTTGAGCGCACCCGCGGTGCTGGTCGCCCAGCTGCTGCTGCTCGGCGTCGTCCTGGTCGCGCTCAGCCTCACCATGCCGGCGCCTGCCGCGCCCTGGTACGAGCACTTCTTCGGTCTGTACGGCGCCGGGGCCGAGCACATGCGGACGCAGGCCTCCCCGATGGATCCCGACAACGGGGTGAAGCTGATCTTCGTGTCCGCGATCGGCGTGATCGCCGTGATGACCGACCTGCTTGTGTCGGGAATCCGCCGCCCGGTGTGGGCGATCGCGCCGCCGGCGACCCTGTTCCTGGTGCCGGCCATCGGTCTCGGCACCGACACCGGGCTGATCAGCTTCGGCTGTCTGGCTGTCGGCTACCTCGGCATTCTGGTGGCCGAAGGTCTGAACTCCACCGCCCGGTGGACGCGTGGCCTGAGCCGCGACTCGGCCGAGGGCATGGGAACCGCCGCGCCGGTGGTCTGGCGGTCCGCCGGCTATATCGCCGTCCCTGCTGTGGTGCTGACTGTCGCTCTCGGCGTCATCATGCCGACACTGAGCCTGCCGGGTTGGGGTCTGGGCAGCGGCCAGGGCGGCTCCGGGCCGCTGGAGCTGGCCGACCCCACCCTGGACCTGCGGCGCAACCTGAACCAGCCCACCGACCGTCAGGTGATGAGCTACACGACCGACCGGCCCGGCGGGGTCTACCTTCGAATGGCGTCGCTCCCCAAGTTCAGTGACGCCGGTTGGCAGGTCGCCACGATCCGGCTCGACCGTGGCGACCAGCTGCCGGCGGTGCCGGGGCTGCGACAGGAGCCGGCGAAGCGCCGTACCACCACCATTACGGTGGGCGACTTCCGTTCGGAGTATCTGCCGCTGCCGTACGCGCCCCGCCGGATCCAGGTCGCCGGCCAGTGGGGGTCGGACGAGCAGTCCCTGGTCGTGCACTCGACCAGGTCGGGCAGCGGCATCCGCAACCTCACCTACACCGTGGAGAGCGTCGACATCGATCCGAGCGGCGAGGACCTCGCCCAGGCCAGTGCGGGGACGCCCACCGACTCCGCGCTGACCAGCGTCGTGCCGAACGACCTGCCGGACTCGCTGGTGAAGCTGACCCGTCAGGTGACGGCGAACGCGCCCACCCCGGCACTGAAGGCGGCCGCCATCCAGGCCTACCTGCGCAGCGCCCGGTTCACCTACAGCACCGAGCCGCAGCCGGGCACCGGCTACCAGGCGCTGGAGAACTTCCTGCTGAAGGACCGGCGCGGCTACTGCGAGCAGTTCGCCGGTTCGATGGCCATGATGGCACGCGTGGTGGGGATCCCGTCCCGGGTCGCGGTCGGCTTCCTACCGGGCGACCGGCAGGGTGACACCTTCAAGGTATCCGTGCGCGACATGCACGCCTGGCCCGAGCTGTATTTCTCCGGGTTCGGCTGGGTCCGGTTCGAGCCGACGCCGGCGGTGGCGTCGGCCCCGTCGTGGACGGTCCGTGGTCCCAGTGACGCCGGTGAGGACCCGACCAGCCGACCGAGCAGCACGTCGCCCACCCAACGCGCGTCGGCCGGCCCCAACCCGACCGTCGCTCCGACCCAGGGCCCGACCACGGGCGACTCGACCGCCGGGTTCCCGTGGCGCAAGACGCTGACCGGCAGCGGCATCGCTCTGTTGGTGCTGCTGATCCTGGCGTCGCCGGCGACGATCCGGATCCGCCGCCGCAGCGCCCGGATGGCCGACGGCCTGATGCCGGATGAGCGGGTGGAGGCCGCCTGGGCCGAGATCAAGGACACCCTGGTTGACCTCGGTGGCTCCTGGCCGGAGGGGTCTCCTCGGATGATCGGGACGGAGGTCGCCACCCGCCTGCATCAGGACAAGTCGGCGACGCTGACCCAGGTGGCGACGCTGGTGGAACGCGCCCGCTACTCACGCAGCTTCGACGACCCGGCCTCGGTGCAGAACATCAACCAGATGACCGACGAGATCCGTCGAGGGCTGGCCGAGCCGAGGTCCGGCTGGCAGCGGCTGTGGGCCTTTGTGGCGCCCCGGTCGCTGTTCCGTGGGCTGTTCCGCGCCCGGGACTGA
- a CDS encoding DUF58 domain-containing protein, whose translation MRKPWQLLTGRGRMFVVAGVVVVLIAMATGQRDVMRVGLLLAVLPVVAGVLVARARLRMSCERSAEPAQVSLGSPIRGSITLGQDGRLPAGILMLEDQVPPELGNRPRFLVDKADLSWRREVDYPLLGRVRGRFHTGPLRVRTTDPFGLVRLDRQFVATTEVMVTPEIVPLPAMRSAGGVGNTGEARPHRIGTVGQDDALVREYRHGDDVRRIHWRSTARWGDLMVRREEQAWDPSASIILDSRASAHAGQGMYNSIEWAISAAASIATHFLDDGFSIEIYEADGPLHITGTMGQHSSASHQLVISRLTDLRARQTHSMHYAVEAATADRAGQLVIAIMGRTSADDAYALLRARRNRAQGLAIMLDVDTFADRARAADEPSELQRKARATQELAAQILRDNQWRVIEVKRGMSVADAWSGLEQLSAVA comes from the coding sequence ATGCGCAAACCCTGGCAGCTGCTCACCGGGCGGGGACGGATGTTCGTCGTCGCCGGGGTCGTGGTCGTGCTGATCGCCATGGCGACCGGCCAACGTGACGTGATGCGGGTCGGGCTGCTGCTGGCGGTGCTGCCTGTCGTCGCCGGCGTGCTGGTCGCCAGGGCCAGGCTGCGGATGTCCTGCGAGCGGTCGGCGGAGCCGGCTCAGGTGTCGCTGGGGTCCCCGATCCGGGGCAGCATCACCCTCGGCCAGGACGGGCGGCTGCCGGCCGGCATCTTGATGCTGGAGGACCAGGTGCCTCCCGAGCTCGGCAACCGGCCCCGCTTCCTGGTCGACAAGGCCGACCTGAGCTGGCGCCGGGAGGTGGACTATCCCCTGCTGGGTCGGGTCCGGGGCAGGTTCCACACCGGCCCGCTGCGGGTGCGCACCACCGACCCCTTCGGCCTGGTCCGGCTGGACCGGCAGTTCGTGGCGACGACCGAGGTGATGGTGACTCCCGAGATCGTGCCGCTGCCGGCGATGCGCTCCGCCGGCGGGGTCGGCAACACCGGCGAGGCCAGGCCGCACCGGATCGGCACCGTCGGTCAGGACGACGCCCTGGTCCGGGAGTATCGACACGGCGACGACGTCCGGCGGATCCACTGGCGCTCGACGGCCCGCTGGGGTGACCTGATGGTGCGGCGCGAGGAGCAGGCCTGGGATCCGAGCGCCAGCATCATCTTGGACTCGCGGGCCTCCGCGCATGCCGGCCAGGGGATGTACAACTCGATCGAGTGGGCCATCTCGGCTGCCGCCTCGATCGCCACCCACTTCCTGGATGACGGCTTCAGCATCGAGATCTACGAGGCCGACGGACCGCTGCACATCACCGGCACGATGGGTCAGCACAGCTCCGCCAGCCACCAGCTGGTGATCAGCCGGCTGACGGACCTGCGGGCCCGCCAGACCCACAGCATGCATTACGCGGTCGAGGCGGCAACGGCGGACCGGGCCGGCCAGCTGGTGATCGCGATCATGGGCCGGACCAGTGCGGACGACGCCTACGCCCTGCTCCGGGCCCGCCGCAACCGGGCGCAGGGGTTGGCGATCATGCTCGACGTCGACACCTTCGCCGACCGGGCGCGGGCCGCTGACGAACCCTCCGAGCTCCAGCGCAAGGCGCGCGCGACCCAGGAGCTCGCGGCCCAGATCCTGCGGGACAACCAGTGGCGGGTGATCGAGGTCAAGCGCGGCATGTCCGTCGCCGACGCGTGGAGCGGCCTCGAGCAGCTGTCGGCGGTGGCCTGA
- a CDS encoding AAA family ATPase: MSLSYDKSAEATTYSLGDVVQIAGRIRTAIERVIEGKRSSIDLALVVLLAEGHLLVEDVPGVGKTMLAKSLGRSIACSVRRVQFTPDLLPSDITGVSVFNQETHDFEFKPGGIFANIVVGDEINRASPKTQSALLESMEERQVSVDGTTYLLEAPFMVVATQNPIEMEGTYPLPEAQRDRFMARIEMGYPTPSSELDMLDSHGSSDPLAQLEPVTDGATVRGLIEAVKTVYVSPAVKHYIVQIVNATRHSHDLRLGASPRATLQLLRASRAYAALAGRDYVSPDDVAALAVSVLAHRVLPSTDAQLARRSVADIISHAVHAVKIPDRA, translated from the coding sequence TTGAGTCTGAGTTACGACAAGAGCGCCGAGGCCACGACCTACTCCCTCGGGGATGTGGTGCAGATCGCCGGCCGGATCCGGACCGCCATCGAGCGAGTGATCGAGGGCAAGCGCAGCTCGATCGATCTGGCCCTGGTGGTGCTGCTCGCCGAGGGGCACCTGCTGGTGGAGGACGTCCCGGGAGTCGGCAAGACGATGCTCGCCAAGTCCCTGGGTCGGTCCATCGCCTGCTCGGTCCGCCGGGTGCAGTTCACCCCCGACCTGTTGCCATCCGACATCACCGGCGTCTCGGTCTTCAACCAGGAGACCCACGACTTCGAGTTCAAGCCGGGCGGCATCTTCGCCAACATCGTGGTGGGTGACGAGATCAACCGGGCCTCACCGAAGACCCAGTCCGCGCTGCTGGAGTCGATGGAGGAACGCCAGGTCAGTGTCGACGGCACCACCTACCTGCTGGAGGCGCCGTTCATGGTGGTGGCGACCCAGAACCCCATCGAGATGGAGGGCACCTATCCGCTGCCCGAGGCGCAGCGGGACCGGTTCATGGCCCGGATCGAGATGGGCTACCCGACCCCCAGCTCCGAGCTGGACATGCTCGACTCGCACGGCAGCAGCGACCCGTTGGCTCAGCTGGAGCCGGTCACCGACGGCGCGACCGTGCGCGGCCTGATCGAGGCGGTCAAGACCGTCTATGTCAGCCCGGCGGTGAAGCACTACATCGTCCAGATCGTCAACGCCACTCGGCATTCCCATGACCTGCGGCTGGGCGCCTCGCCGCGGGCCACCCTGCAGCTGCTGCGGGCCAGCCGGGCGTACGCGGCGTTGGCCGGACGGGACTACGTCAGCCCCGACGACGTCGCCGCGCTGGCTGTGTCGGTATTGGCGCACCGGGTGCTGCCGTCCACCGACGCCCAGCTGGCCCGGCGCAGCGTGGCCGACATCATCTCCCACGCGGTGCACGCGGTGAAGATCCCCGACCGAGCCTGA
- the mraZ gene encoding division/cell wall cluster transcriptional repressor MraZ, translating to MFLGTHTPKIDEKGRFFLPAKFRDELANGLVITRGQDRCLTIWPMATFIQQTEQLQSAPTSVKRVRDYQRMLASGASDETPDKQGRITIPPHLRAYAGLDKDCVVVGAINRVEVWDSAAWAEYSTQQESAFAEMNEEVFEGL from the coding sequence GTGTTTCTGGGTACGCACACTCCGAAGATCGACGAGAAGGGCCGGTTCTTCCTCCCGGCGAAGTTCAGGGACGAGCTCGCCAACGGCCTGGTGATCACGCGGGGACAAGACCGCTGCCTCACCATCTGGCCGATGGCGACGTTCATCCAGCAGACCGAACAACTCCAGAGCGCACCGACCAGCGTCAAGCGGGTCCGCGACTACCAGCGCATGCTGGCGTCCGGGGCCTCGGACGAGACACCGGACAAGCAGGGCCGCATCACCATCCCTCCCCATCTGAGGGCCTATGCGGGTCTCGACAAGGACTGTGTCGTGGTCGGAGCGATCAACCGGGTCGAGGTCTGGGACAGCGCCGCTTGGGCGGAGTACTCCACGCAGCAGGAATCGGCGTTCGCCGAGATGAACGAAGAAGTGTTCGAAGGACTGTGA
- the rsmH gene encoding 16S rRNA (cytosine(1402)-N(4))-methyltransferase RsmH yields the protein MNGSEDRHIPVMLTEIVALLSPALQPAADEPAGSGGDHILVDCTLGLGGHAEALLRACPQARLIGLDRDPQALDQARRRLAPFADRTTLVEAVYDELPDVLDELGTPRVQAVLLDLGLSSLQIDRTERGFAYSVDAPLDMRMDGKQAKTAAEVLNTYSAADLARILRTYGEERFADRIARRIVAERELEPFTTSARLVRLLYDAIPMAARKTGGHPAKRTFQALRIEVNAELEALEAVLPAAIAALAVGGRIAVLAYHSLEDRLVKQILRVRSTDRAPRNLPVVPAGFGPELRLLTRGAQRPTEEEARSNPRAASARLRAAVRIEEAAA from the coding sequence GTGAATGGGTCCGAGGACCGGCACATCCCGGTGATGCTGACCGAGATCGTCGCCCTGCTGTCACCCGCTCTGCAGCCCGCCGCGGACGAGCCGGCCGGCTCCGGCGGGGATCACATCCTGGTCGACTGCACTCTGGGCCTCGGCGGACACGCCGAGGCTCTGCTACGTGCCTGCCCACAGGCCAGGCTGATCGGGCTCGACCGTGATCCGCAGGCGCTGGATCAGGCGCGGCGACGGCTGGCGCCGTTCGCCGACCGGACCACCCTGGTGGAGGCGGTCTACGACGAGCTGCCGGACGTGCTGGACGAGCTGGGTACGCCGCGGGTGCAGGCCGTGCTGCTCGACCTCGGCCTCTCCTCGCTGCAGATCGACCGGACCGAGCGCGGGTTCGCCTACTCCGTCGACGCCCCGCTGGACATGCGCATGGACGGCAAGCAGGCCAAGACCGCGGCCGAGGTCCTCAACACCTACAGCGCGGCCGACCTGGCCCGGATCCTCAGAACGTACGGCGAGGAGAGGTTCGCCGACCGGATCGCCAGGAGGATCGTGGCTGAACGTGAGCTCGAACCGTTCACGACCTCGGCCCGGCTCGTCCGGCTGCTCTACGACGCGATCCCGATGGCGGCCCGCAAGACCGGCGGACATCCGGCCAAGCGGACCTTCCAGGCACTGCGGATCGAGGTCAACGCCGAGTTGGAGGCGCTGGAGGCGGTACTGCCGGCGGCCATCGCGGCCCTTGCTGTCGGCGGCCGGATCGCGGTGCTCGCCTACCACTCACTGGAGGACCGGCTGGTCAAGCAGATCCTCCGGGTCAGGTCCACCGACCGGGCGCCCCGCAACCTGCCGGTGGTCCCCGCCGGGTTCGGCCCGGAGCTGAGGCTGCTGACCCGTGGGGCGCAGCGACCGACAGAAGAAGAAGCACGTTCCAACCCGCGGGCGGCTTCGGCCCGGCTGCGGGCAGCAGTACGAATCGAGGAGGCGGCCGCGTGA
- a CDS encoding peptidoglycan D,D-transpeptidase FtsI family protein, which produces MGDSGRRLRMVMLALAIAVSLCAGRLVQLQGFDSSALAATSASQLTRTLPLLPSRGDITDRNGEVLAATEPAVAITADPVHTAPHAAEITTVLLKYLELDRTKTMAALTKPNTRFVYVAKKVPAATYTKIAAELTDLDLYGIFRESDPIRTYPAGAVGSNIVGFVGADGQGLAGLEYGRNTELAGVEGKEVYESAPNGSKIPLGSSVVTPATNGVNYQLTLDSELQWVAQRRLAAQVTESKADTGTAIVMNVKTGEVLAMANYPTFDSNKPGKADAEDRGNRAVSAAYEPGSVEKVLTMAALMDSGVAKPDTKVLVPGRVSSGGGYIKDYFSHGDLQLRLRGVVSKSSNIGTVLLARQGDKATLHDYLARFGLGAKTGIELPGEAAGHLPGPDMKDYTRDQISFGQGLSVTAIQEAAAISGIINGGVYHQPTILKSASDSTGASVPLDRAAPRRVVSAETSAKVRDVMEAVVVNDSTHKLAIDRYRTGGKTGTAERVNSSCGCYRGYTVSYVGFAPADNPEIMTYVVVDNPRAGDTGSGVAGPVYHDVMEFALSRYSVLPSTRKAPEKPIEW; this is translated from the coding sequence TTGGGCGACTCCGGCCGCCGGCTGCGGATGGTCATGCTGGCCCTGGCCATCGCCGTGTCGCTGTGCGCCGGCCGGCTGGTGCAGCTGCAGGGCTTCGACTCCTCGGCGCTGGCGGCCACCTCGGCGAGCCAGCTGACCCGCACCCTGCCGCTGCTGCCGTCCCGGGGCGACATCACCGACCGCAACGGCGAGGTGCTGGCGGCCACCGAGCCCGCGGTGGCGATCACTGCCGACCCGGTGCACACCGCACCGCACGCCGCCGAGATCACGACCGTGCTCTTGAAATACCTTGAGCTGGACCGGACCAAGACGATGGCGGCCCTGACGAAGCCCAACACCCGTTTCGTCTACGTGGCGAAGAAGGTCCCAGCGGCCACCTACACGAAGATCGCCGCCGAGCTCACCGACCTCGATCTCTACGGCATCTTCCGGGAGAGCGACCCGATCCGGACCTACCCGGCCGGTGCGGTCGGCTCCAACATCGTCGGTTTCGTCGGCGCCGACGGCCAGGGACTGGCCGGCCTGGAGTACGGCCGGAACACCGAGCTGGCCGGCGTGGAGGGCAAGGAGGTGTACGAGAGTGCACCCAACGGCAGCAAGATCCCGCTCGGCAGCAGCGTCGTCACCCCGGCAACGAACGGGGTGAACTACCAGCTGACCCTCGACTCGGAGTTGCAGTGGGTCGCCCAGCGACGACTGGCGGCCCAGGTCACCGAGTCGAAGGCTGACACCGGAACGGCGATCGTGATGAACGTCAAGACCGGCGAAGTGCTGGCGATGGCGAACTACCCGACCTTCGACTCCAACAAGCCGGGCAAGGCCGACGCCGAGGACCGCGGCAACCGAGCCGTCTCGGCGGCCTATGAGCCGGGCAGCGTGGAGAAGGTGCTCACCATGGCGGCTCTGATGGACTCCGGCGTCGCCAAGCCGGACACCAAGGTCCTGGTCCCCGGGCGGGTGTCCTCCGGCGGCGGCTACATCAAGGACTACTTCTCCCACGGCGACCTGCAGCTGAGGCTGCGCGGTGTCGTGTCCAAGTCATCGAACATCGGCACCGTGCTGCTCGCGCGGCAGGGCGACAAGGCGACTCTGCACGACTATCTCGCCCGCTTCGGTCTGGGCGCCAAGACCGGCATCGAGCTGCCCGGGGAGGCTGCCGGTCACCTGCCCGGACCCGACATGAAGGACTACACGCGCGACCAGATCTCGTTCGGTCAGGGACTGTCGGTCACCGCCATCCAGGAAGCGGCGGCGATCTCCGGGATCATCAACGGCGGCGTCTACCACCAGCCGACCATCCTGAAGTCGGCCAGCGACAGCACCGGTGCGTCGGTCCCGCTCGACCGGGCGGCACCGCGGCGGGTGGTGTCCGCGGAGACTTCGGCGAAGGTCCGCGACGTGATGGAGGCGGTCGTTGTCAACGACAGCACCCACAAGCTGGCGATCGACCGCTACCGGACCGGGGGCAAGACCGGCACCGCCGAGCGGGTCAACAGCAGCTGTGGCTGCTATCGGGGCTACACCGTGTCGTATGTCGGGTTTGCCCCTGCCGACAATCCTGAAATCATGACGTACGTGGTCGTCGACAACCCGCGCGCGGGTGACACGGGTAGCGGTGTGGCGGGCCCCGTCTATCACGACGTGATGGAGTTCGCCCTGTCCCGCTACTCGGTCCTGCCCTCGACCAGGAAAGCTCCCGAGAAGCCCATCGAATGGTGA
- a CDS encoding UDP-N-acetylmuramoyl-L-alanyl-D-glutamate--2,6-diaminopimelate ligase: MVTPRSLRPPEPHPIPLGSLFPGTDRPDVGVSGITLDSRLVQPGDLYVALPGRSTHGARFAAAAVDAGAAAVLTDAEGAALAAGLPAAVVVVADPRRAMAGAAADIFGRPSERLTMLAVTGTNGKTTTSYLLEAALRAAGRRPGLIGTIGFRLDGQALESARTTITTPESPELQALLATMREGGADSVVMEVSSHAVVLGRADAITFDVAGFTNFGRDHLDFHGTEEAYFEAKAELFTAARTRHAVVNIDDPRGRQLADRVRAGAAVRLTTTSLAPGADFFPDRIEPQTDGSSRLVLTTPLGQLDLVLGLPGEFNIANAVTAVAMLAAVDVDLDRAVTGLAAAQVPGRMQRVDLGPEAPTVIVDFAHTPQAVGSVLSSLAGRRCIVVLGAGGDRDVQKRGPIGAAAARGAAVVIVTDDNPRTEEPAAIRARVLEGAREVATSLTGGVEVLDGGDRRSAIRLALQRAGVHDVVAILGKGHEEGQEVSGTVHPFSDSAVVEQEWNVLNGGAA, translated from the coding sequence ATGGTGACGCCCCGGTCACTGCGCCCGCCGGAACCGCACCCGATCCCGTTGGGGTCGCTGTTCCCTGGCACGGACCGCCCAGACGTCGGGGTGTCCGGCATCACGCTCGACTCCAGGTTGGTCCAGCCGGGCGACCTGTACGTCGCCCTGCCGGGACGGTCGACGCACGGGGCCAGGTTTGCCGCGGCGGCGGTCGACGCCGGTGCCGCAGCCGTGCTGACCGACGCCGAGGGGGCGGCGCTGGCGGCCGGGTTGCCGGCCGCTGTCGTCGTTGTGGCCGACCCGCGCCGGGCGATGGCCGGGGCCGCAGCGGACATCTTCGGCCGGCCGAGCGAGCGGCTGACGATGCTGGCGGTCACCGGCACCAACGGCAAGACGACGACCAGCTACCTGCTGGAGGCGGCCCTCCGGGCCGCCGGACGGCGGCCCGGACTGATCGGGACGATCGGCTTCCGGTTGGACGGGCAGGCGCTGGAGTCGGCCCGGACGACCATCACCACGCCCGAGTCGCCGGAGCTGCAGGCCCTGCTGGCGACCATGCGGGAGGGCGGGGCCGACTCGGTCGTGATGGAGGTGTCCTCGCACGCGGTCGTTCTCGGCCGGGCCGACGCCATCACCTTCGACGTCGCCGGCTTCACCAACTTCGGCCGGGACCATCTCGACTTCCACGGCACCGAGGAGGCCTACTTCGAAGCCAAGGCGGAGCTGTTCACCGCAGCCCGCACCCGGCACGCGGTGGTCAACATCGACGACCCGCGCGGACGCCAGCTCGCCGACCGGGTCAGGGCCGGCGCGGCCGTCCGGCTGACCACGACCAGCCTGGCGCCGGGGGCCGACTTCTTCCCGGACCGGATCGAGCCACAGACCGACGGGTCGAGCCGGCTGGTGCTGACGACGCCGCTCGGCCAGCTCGACCTCGTCCTCGGCCTGCCGGGGGAGTTCAACATCGCCAACGCCGTCACCGCGGTCGCGATGCTGGCCGCGGTCGACGTCGATCTCGATCGCGCGGTCACCGGGCTGGCCGCGGCGCAGGTACCGGGACGGATGCAGCGCGTCGACCTCGGCCCTGAGGCGCCGACCGTGATCGTCGACTTCGCGCACACCCCCCAGGCGGTCGGTTCGGTACTGTCCTCGCTGGCCGGACGGCGCTGCATCGTCGTGCTCGGAGCGGGCGGTGACCGGGACGTGCAGAAGCGCGGACCGATCGGTGCCGCCGCGGCGCGCGGAGCGGCTGTCGTCATCGTCACCGACGACAACCCACGTACCGAGGAACCGGCGGCGATCCGGGCCCGTGTTCTCGAGGGTGCCCGGGAGGTGGCGACCTCGTTGACCGGTGGCGTCGAGGTGTTGGACGGCGGCGACCGTCGGTCAGCGATCCGGCTGGCTCTGCAACGGGCCGGTGTTCATGATGTCGTCGCGATTCTGGGCAAGGGCCACGAGGAGGGCCAGGAGGTCAGCGGCACCGTGCATCCGTTCAGCGACAGTGCAGTGGTCGAACAGGAGTGGAACGTCCTCAACGGAGGAGCGGCATGA